The Gemmatimonas phototrophica region GATGTTCTGCGATACGGTCTGGAGTGCCGTCTGGTGCGTGAGGAGCGCGGTGCGCGCGATGCTGAACAGGCCGGAGCTCATGGGTCAGACCGTCCGGTTGACCAGCACGCCACGCGGGGCGCCGGTCGTGGGCGGCACGACGCCTTCCGAGGCGTACGTGGACGGACTGGCCGGCGCACCGACCAGCGTGCGCACATGCGTGTCCGTGGTGGTCAGCGCTTCGCGCAGCATCTTCCGGTTCATGCCCACCTCGCGGGTCAGCATGTCGGCTGACTGCTGCAGACGGGCGCGCGCGTCGCGGAACCGATCATCTACCAAATCGCCCAGCAATTCCTCCACCTCGCGCAGCGTGCACTCTTCGGTACCGCCCAGCAGCACGTTGAGCTGACGACGGCGCGTCCGGGCCTGCCCCAGCGTGGCGAGGATGCGGTGCGTGGCAAAGGTGCTGTCGTCGACGCCCTGGATGTCGTCGGCAGCAACCGCCGTCCGCTGACGGCGCATCTGCGCGATGAGATCATCGAGCAAGCGCCGTTCGCTGATCAACGCGTCATGGAGCGCGTCGAGCAGTGCCGAGGACTGCAAGCCAACGCGTGACGCGGGTTCGTGTGCGTACAGAGTCGTGGGCGACATCAGCGGGTGGTGTTGCTTGAAGGCGACTGGGAAGACGAGGCCGCGACGCGACCCCGTAACTGGCGATAGACCGACTCGGCGAGACCGCCTTCCCATTGGCTTGGAGTTTCGGCAGCTAGGTGCTGATCCAATAGTCCCGTGAACATGTCTTCTCCGGCGCTGGCTGAAACGATTCCGTCCTGCTGTGGAACGGTTTCGCGCATCGCCTTGAACAGTTGTTGCACAAACAGCCCCTCGAGCTGCTTGGCGGTCTCGCGCAGCTTCTGGTCGGTGGCCTGGTCAATGACCGGCGGCGTGGGCGCCGCGGTGGCGACATTCATGCGGGCGCGGGCTGCGATGGGATCGATCATCGGACGATGATCTCGGCGGTCACGGCGCCCACTTCCCGCAGGGCGGCGAAGATGGCGGCGATTTCGCTGGCGGGAGTCTGCACGGCGTGCAGCGCCGAGGCGACGCGCTGCACCGCAATCCCGGCGGGGAGGCGTACACTTCCGGGAATGGCGGCAGTGTCGTTTGGCGCGAGATTGCCAATGGCGAGGGTAATGGCGCCGTGGCTCACGGTGGCGGCCCCGACCACCATGTCGCCACCGGCTACCACCGTGCCGTCGCGGCCATCAATGATGATGCGCGGTCGTGCCTCAGGTGCAATCGCGAGATCGCGGATCTTCGCCATTGCGACCGGCTTCTGCACCGAGTCGGGAAGCGTGACCATCACCGAGCCTTCGTCTTCCACGGTTGCCGTCTTTTCACCCATGGCGCCGTTGATGGCGGTGGCGATGCGCATGGCGGTCCCGAGATCCGGTTCGCGCAGCAGCAGCCGGGAGTTGGCGGCAATGGTGGGGCGTGGCAGATCGGCTTCGAGCACACCACCGGTGGGAATACGGGCGGCGGTTTCGTGCGTGGGCTGGTAGCGGGTGGTGGAGCCGCCCTGGCTGATCAGCATGGAGCCCTGCGCCGAGGCGAGGGGCGGCCCATTGGGGTCGGCGACCAGCGGCGTCATAAACAGTGTCCCGCCGCGGAGCGACCGGGCATCACCCATGCTGGAGACCTGCACCTCAAAGCGGCCACCGGCGCGCAGGAAGGGGGAGACCTCAGCGGTTACCAGCACTGCGGCCACGTTGCGCATGCGGATCAGATCGGCCGGCACTTCCACGTTGAAACGACGCAGAATGTTGATCACGCTCTGCACCGTGGGGCCGCCGGTCTGACCGCCAATCGCGCGGTCGCCCGTGTTGTCGAGTCCCACCGCCAGCCCATAGCCCACCAGGCGTACCGGGAGGGCGCCCTCGGCTGACGTGAGGTCGCGGATTTTGATGTCATTCTGGGCGCTCGCCGTGGTGGGCATGAGCAGCAACAGGACGGAGGCGGCAACGACGGTACGCACGAGGGCCTTCGCGAGACGCGTGGTGTAGTGGGCGAGCATGGGCGTAAGCAGAGAGAGCAAAAGCGACGCGGTCACGGCCACACGATCCCGAGCACCTTGCTCACGATGCCCTGCTTGGGTTTGCCGAGCGGTCCCGGCGAGGCATAGCCGAGTTGGACATCGGCCACGCGGCTGGACTCGACCACGTTGGAGACGGAGACATCCTGCGCGCGCACCCAGCCGGTGAAGACGATGTCCTGCATGGCCTTGTCCACGTCGATCTTCTTGGTCCCCTTGACCTGCAGCAGGCCGTTGGCGCCCATGGCCACCACGCGGACGCTCATCTCGTTCTGAAAGCGATTCTCACGACGGGCCTGTCCCCGCTGCGTCTGATCGGCCGAGTTGCGGGCGTCGATGTTGACGTTCTGCGAGGACGACGGCAGACGTGCACTGAGCCCGAAGCCGCGATTGCGGGTATCCTGCGCGGTATTTTCTTTCACCGCCGTACTGATGGTATAGTCATCCACCAGCACCGTGATGATGTCGCCTACCGCGAACTGGCGACGGTCGGACACCCAGCCGTTGCGCACAGGAATGGCCGATGTCGCGGTCGTTGCAGCGGCGCCGGAGGCGGGCGTCGCGCTGGCCGTGGCGGGCGGAACCGCGCCCGTAGCCGGTGGTGCGGCCTGCGCAATGAGCGCCGCAGGCCAGAGCACGAGGGCCAGTGGAGTGAGCAGCCGTGAGGTAAGACGCTGACGGGACATGACAGTCTCAGCGGAGGCGAACAGTGTTCGGCGCAATGGCAACGCCATCAAGCCGGCGAGTACGATTGATGCGGACGCCCACCGGGGCGCCGGCGGTGGCGGTGTTGGTCGCGACACCGTTGATGACCAACGTGATCGGACCATCCTGCCAAATGGCTTTGACCGTGGCGCCACTCTCGATGAGTGGCGCTGGCGACACGGCGGGTGCGCGAAGCACTTCGCCGGCCATGATCGGGCGACGGGTGACCCACCCCGGCAACGCGCGGGTGGTGTCGGGCGACTGGCCGTTCCAGCGCCAGGTGATGATCGTGTCCACGACCGCAATGTCGGTGAGCTGCAGCGCTTCGCCGCGCGCCAACGCGCGCGTGGCCACGGTGAGCGATACGCGACGCTGATCGCTCTTGAGCGGCGTTGCCGCCGCCGTCTGTGCGTGCAGCACGAACGGCAGTACCAGCAGAGCGCCAAGCGCCACCAGATGCCGGGACACGAACGACATGGTCAGTTCACGATGTTGTTGGCGATCTGACCCATCTCGTCGGCCGTCTTGATGGACTTGGAGTTGATTTCGTAGGCGCGTTGCGCCGCAATCATCTCCACCATTTCCTGGACGATCTCGACGTTCGAGCCTTCGAGGCTGCCTTGCTGCAAGCGTCCCATGCCTTCGTCGTTCGGGAAGCCCACCACCGGCTGCCCTGACGCCGTCGTGGGCGCGAGCAGATTCTGGCCGAGGTTGAGCAGACCGCTCGGGTTGGCAAAGCGCGCCAGTTCGATGCGACCGATTTCGGTGGGCATGATCTCATTGCCACGGCGCACGCTGACGACACCCGTATTGGAGATCGTGAGTTCGGTGCCGTCGCCCGGAATGCGCACGGGCGGCTGAATGGTGTAGCCGGCGCCGGTGACCAGCACCCCCTGATCGCTGATCTGGAAGCTGCCGTCGCGCGTGTAGCCCAGCTCGCCGTTGGGGAGCTGCACCTGGAAGAAGCCTTCGCCTTCAATGGCCACGTCGAGATTGCGCCCCGTCTGTTCAATGGGGCCTTGTTCGTGCAGGCGCTGCACGCCCGAGAGGCGCGTGCCACGGCCCACTTGAATGGCCGGAAGCGTTTCGGCTTCCGTGCCGCCAATGACCTGGGTGCCCTGAATGGTCTGGTAGAGCAGGTCTTCGAACTGGGCTCGGCTGCGCTTGAAGCCGGCCGTGTTCACGTTGGCAAGATTGTTGGCAATGACTTCGGTACGGGTCTGCTGCGCCATCATGCCGGTAGCGGCGGCGCGAAGTGCTGGATCCATGGGTCAGGTCTCCTTAGACGGGCTTGGCGAGGTCGTTCACGGCAATCCCGCGCGCCGCGTCAATCGTGGACAGGGTCTTCTGGGCTGCCTGGTAGCGATGCAACACGCTCAGCATGTCGGTCATCGCCGTGAGGGCATTCACATTCGATTCCTCGAGGAAGCCCTGTTTGATATCACGATCCTCAGGGGCGATGGCCTTCCGGGTCGCATCGGGGACGAACATCGTGCCCCCTTCGTGCTGGAGATCCGCGCCGCTGGCCACCGTTTCGACGCGCAGCCGCGTGAGCGGCTTGCCATTCACTTCGATGAGGCCGGCCTTGTTGATCTCAACCTGTCCCGGCGGGATGGAGATGGCTCCGCCGTCGCCCAGCACGGGGTTCCCCTTTTCATCCACGAGCTGCCGTTCGGCGTTCAACTGGAAGCTGCCGTTGCGCACGAGGCGTTCACCATTCGGGGTCTGCACCACGAAGAAGCCGTCGCCGTTGACCGCGAGGTCGAACGGGTTGTGCGTCTGGGTGAGCGTCCCCGGCGTGAGGTTGACCGCCGTATCAGTGGCCGCCAGCGCATTGCCCATGAGGCGCGAGAAGGCGGTTTCCGCCTTGAAGCCCTTGGTGGAGGCGTTGGCGAGATTGTTGGCGAGCACGGCCTGTCTGCGTTCCAGCATCTGGAGCGCGGAAGCGGCACTGCTCATTCCGTTTGTTTGGACGGGACCTGGCATGTCGTGGTCGGGAAATGGGTACACGAACTCACCAGGGGGAAAAGCAACGGTCGGGCCAAACGGCGCCCGACCGGAAAGATTTTCGTAAGTTGTTTGTTTGTAATAATTTAGGATCGCATCCCGGCAAAAGCTGCCGTCAACGAAACGCGACACCGGCACGGCAATTCGTGCCGCTTCCCCCTTTGCCCGGTCGGCTTTGCCGTGCCGTTACCGAGTGGTGCCGATTTCCAGCAGCATGGAGACCGCGTCCAGGGGCAGCCCGGTTTTCCAGGCAATCTCGGTGGGGGCCGCGCCGGCCGCCGCCAGCGCCCGCACAGCACGTGGCGTCCGACTGCCGCGCCCGCCCAGCTTGATCGTGGGTGCCGCCGCTGCCGCCCGGTGCCCTCCTGATAACGTGGCTCGCTTACTCCGCCGCTTCCGTATGGACGCCAGCCCCCGTCGCCCGGCATCGATGAGCAGCACCAGCCCCGCCGCGCCTCCCAACGCGGCAAAGGCTATAAACCGCTGCTCACGCGACACGTTCGGCGACATGAGAAACGCGCCGACCACCAGCCCCAGGATCGTGACGCCAATCCCCAGCGCCGCCACCTGCAGTCCTTCTTTCAATGCCTTAGACATAGTGCGATCCCCCCGGTTCGCGAATCAGACGTCACGGAGCGGCTTGAGCTCCACGCGCAGCTTGCTCAGCGCCTTGCTGCGAATCTGCGACACCCGTGACTCGGTGAGTTCGAGCACCTTGGCGATCTCGTGCAGCTTGAGCTCTTCGAAGTAGTAGAGCGACAGCACCACCCGCTCCTGCTCCTTGAGACGGAGAATGGCGTCTTTGAGGTGCGACACTTCCTGCTCGTGGGTCAGCGACTCTTCCACGTCACCATCGAGTTCGCTGGTGAGCGTCTCGGCCGGCACGGGCGACGTATTCTCGCGGTCACCCGGGGCCCGATCGAGCGGAATGTGGTGGGCGCCTTCCACGTCGGCCTGCCAGCGCCAGAGCGTATCGAGATCCACGCCCAGCTGTTCGGCGAGTTCGCGATCTTCCGGCGCGTGTCCATGGACGCGCTGGTAGGCCTCACGGGCGGCCGTGATCTCGCGCGTCTTGCGGCGGATGGAGCGCGGCACGTGATCCTGCTTGCGCAGCTCATCGAGAATGGCCCCGCGAATGCGCGGGGCGGCAAACGTGCTGAACGCCAGACCGCGCGTCGCGTCAAATCCTTCCAGTGCGGTCATGAGGCCAATGGTGCCGGCGCTGACCAGTTCATCAAAGTCCGCCCGCACCGCCAGCGTGCGCGATACCTGCCGCGCGACGTGGTGCACAAGGCCCAGATGTTCTTCCAGCAGACGGTCGCGGGCGACCTGATTGCCGGCCTGGTACGACTGCCAGAGCTTCGCATTCATGGCGGTGGATGCTGAAGGAGTAGCGAGGGTCACGGTCAAGCTCCGGAACGGGAGAGGGGGCGAGCCGCCAATACGCGCATCACGACATCGTGAGCAGCGATGGCCGCTGGCGATCCGGCAGCCGCATCGGGGAAGGGCATCCCGGCGCGGAGCGCAGCATCGAGTGTGGGGTCGGCCGGAATGGCTCCGGCCAGGCGCAGTGTGAGTCCCAGGAACTGACGGGCACCGGCGTCGATGGCGTCGTAGCAGCGAGCGGCGTCGCTGCCTTCATGCCGATTGACGAGCACGTCCACGGGAAGGGCACTGTGCCGCTGCACCACGGCCTTACACAGTGCGTAGGTCGCCGCGAGTCCTACCGGATCACTGCCGGCAGACACCGCCACGAGTCGTTCATCGGCGTGAGGCGCGATCGCGCCCAGCACCGTTTCCAAACGGGCCCCACAGTCCACCACCACAAGGTCCATTTGCTCGGCGAGGGCACTGACCCGACGCATGCACGCCTTTCGCTCCACCGCATTCATGGGTGTGGAAGACGTGTCACCAGCGAGTCTTGGCGCACCGCCGGCAACCAACGTGAGCGTCGCGCTCACGGGGGTGGCGACATCCTGCGACGTGGCGCGACCGCCACGCAAATCCGTCCAGCTGGCCCGTGGCACGACGCCAAGGGTCAGGGCCAACGGTCCTACAAAATCATCGGCGTCCACCAGCAACACGCGCTTACCTTCACCGGCCGCGCTCACGGCCAGTAACGCTGACAGCAACGTGGTCCCCGACCCGCCGCGTCCGCTGGCGATGAGCAACGTGGGCGTACCACCCCCTTCGGCGCCGCGCGCCGTGCGTGCGGCACGGACGGCATCGGCCTGTGAGAGCGTTGCAACCCCACGTGGCGGAGACATGAGCTGCGCAGACATCAGGCCGGCATCCAGTCAGACTCGGCGTCCGCCGAGAGACCCCAGGTGCGCAGGAGACGTGGGACGCCGGGCTTGAGATCGGCTGGCACATCCTGTCCGTCGGTGATCCAGCGCGTGGGCATTTCGAGCGACAGCGCGAGATCGGTGACCCCACGCTCACTGGGCACTTCGTCCAGCTTGGAGATGAGCAGGTGCGTGGTGCCGCAATGCGCCCGCGAGGACGCATAGGCGCGGCTGATATCCACCGCGAGATCGGCGCGCAGCGACGCGGGGAGCACCAGATGCACTTCGTCGGGCGCGATGGTATCCAGCAACGACCGCCACCGCTCGGTGAGTTCGGCGCTGGCGGGGCTACGGCCCGGTGTGTCAATGATGATGACATCGCACTCCTGCGAGAGGCGCTTGATGGCGCTCTCCACTTCGCGCGCGTCATACACCACTTCAAACGGGACGTTGGCGAGCTCCGCATAGGTGGCCAACTGTTCCATGCCGCCCACGCGATACGTATCGATGGTGAGTAACCCCGGACGCGCGGCGCCAAACATGCCGCGACGCACGGCCAGCTTGGCGGCGGTGGTTGTCTTGCCGGCACCGGTGGGCCCCACCAGCGCAATGCAGTATGGACGACCGTCGGCCTTGCGCAGTGTGGTCGGAAGTGGCTTCGGCTCCAGATGTCTGCGCACCGCATCAATGGCGTAGCTCGGCGCGGCCAGCACTTCCACCATGGGCACGCCACCATCGCGCACCGTGCGCGAGTGCAGAATCATGACATCGTCGCCCAAGGTGCGGCGGGCCCGATCGGCCACGCGCGACAGGTCGGCGCCCCGAAAGCGTTCGGCGGAGGTGAGATTAGGCATTGGGCATCTCCCAGGTTGCAACACTGCTCAGGGTGATCTGCGCGGGGAGCTCGGCGAGCGAGACCACGGGCAGGCTGGGCAGCACCGGTTCAATGAGGCGGCGCACACCCACGCGCAGTGACGGCGGGGTGATGAGCGGCATGGGGCGACCATCCACGGCGTAGGTGGTGGCGAGGTTGTTGAGGTCGCGCAGCATGGCGGCCAGCGATTCGGGGGTGAGCACCGGCGCGTTGGGCTGCGAGTTGCGCGGTGAGAAGAGCCCCAGCAACGCACTTTCCAGTCGCGAGCCAATCGTGATGCCGCGTACGGTGCCCGTCTGGTCGGCAAAGAGCCGCGCAATGACGTTGGTGAGCGACTTGCGCACCACTTCGGTGAGCGCTTCCGGATCCTTGGTAGCTTCCGCGCCGTCGCCAATGGCTTCGAGAATCGTGACGAGATCGCGAATGGGCACGCGCTCGCGCAGCAGGCGCTGCAACACGCGATGCAGCACACTGAGCGACACCTTGCCGGGGATGATTTCTTCCACCAGCGCCGGGTGCGATTTCTTGAGCGTCTCCACCATCTCCTGCACTTCCTGGCGCCCCAGCAATTCGGCGGCGCTACCCTTGAGCGTTTCCAGCAGGTGCGTTGCCACCACCGTGGTGGGTTCCACCACGACATAGCCCAGCGCTTCGGCTTCAGCACGGCGCGCGGCGGCCACCCACCGCGCCGGCATGCCAAACGACGGATCAATGGTTTCCATGCCGTCGATCTCGGCCACGACGCCGCCGGTGTTCAGGGCCATCATGAAGCGCGGCAGCACTTCGGCGCGCGCCACTTCGGAGCCGCGCAGCTTGATCACGTATTCGTTGGCCGGCAAACGGATGTCGTCGCGAATGCGAATGGGCGGTACCAGAATGCCCAACTCCAGCGCAGCCTGTTTGCGCAACAGTGAGATGCGCTCCAGCAGATCGCCGCCCTGACCTTCATCCACGAGCGGAATGAGCGCGTAGCCCACTTCCAGTTCGATGGGATCGATCTGCAGCAGATCATGCATGGGATCGGGGGCGGCTGGCGCTTCCGTGATTTCGCCGGTGGTCGGCGTCATCACGAGCGACAGCGCTTCACGTTCCTTCACTTTCTTTTCCGACACCTTGGCCAGCGTCGCCGCACCGGCGGCCATGGCGAGGAACGGAAACATGGGCAGGCCAGGGATGAGCGAGAACGCCAACAGCACACCGGCCACCATCCACATGGCGCGTGGCTGCGATCCCAGCTGCGTGCTGAGCGCGGACCCCATCTTCTCACTGCTCGTGGCCGCGGTGACCATGAGACCGGCCGCCGTGGAGATGATGAGCGCCGGCACCTGCGACACCAGGCCATCACCCACGGTGAGGAGGGTGTACGTGCTGGCCGCCTTGCCGATGTCCATGCCACGCTGGATGACACCGATGAAGATGCCACCCACGATGTTCACGATCACCACGAGGATGCCGAGAATCGCGTCGCCCTTCACATACTTGGAGGCGCCGTCCATCGCGCCATAGAAGTCGGCGGTGCGGGCAATTTCGTCACGACGGATGCGCGCATCCTTTTCGTCGATCAGGCCGGCCGACAGATCGGCGTCAATGGCCATCTGCTTGCCGGGCATCGCATCGAGGGTGAAGCGCGCCGCCACTTCGGCAATACGCCCGGCACCCTTGGTGATGACGATGAAGTTGATGCCGATCAGAATGAGAAAGATGACAATACCGACGGCGTAGTTGCCGCCGATAACGAACTGCCCAAACGACTCGATGACCTTACCCGCGTGCGCTTCCGTGAGAATGAGGCGCGTGGACGAGACGTTGAGCCCAATGCGGAAGAGCGTCAGCAGCAGCAGCAACGCCGGGAAGCTGCTGAAGTCCAGCGGATTGGTGGTTTGTAGCGCCACCAGCAGGACGACCAACGACGAGCCGATGGATGCTGCGAGAAACAGATCGAGGAGCGTAGGCGGCAACGGCACGATGATCAGCGCCAGGATCGTGACGACGACCAGCGCGAGGGCGAACTCGGCGACCTTGCCCTTGAGGGCGACCGGGGCGGGCAGGGCGGAGGTGGTCATGCGGCCACCGTGCCGCGCCACTTGCTGCCAAACCGTTCACGCTGGCGCATGACGAAGGCCAGCACTTCGGCAACGGCGAGGTACATCTCCACCGGAATCATGGTTCCCACTTTGGCGACTTTGATCATGGCGCGGGCGAGGGGCTTGTTCTCGATCACGGGGACCCCGTGCTGAAACGCGAGCTCCTTGATGCGCTGGGCGATTTTACGTTCGCCCAGCGCGACGATGTACGGCGCCGGCGCGACGGCCGGGTCGTACTTGATGGCGATGGCGATGTGCACCGGGTTTACCACGACGACGTCGGCGGTTTTCACGGCGGAGAACATGGCGCGGCGGATACGCTCGCGAGCGAGGGCCCGACGGCGCCCTTTCACTTCGGCATTGCCTTCCTGCGCCTTGCCCTCTTCCTTCACTTCCTGCTTGGTCATCTTCAGGTCTTCATTGGTCTTCCAGCGCATCCAGCCGTAGTCGGCGAGCGCGAGGACCAGGAACATCATGCCCGCGTTCTTCATGAGCGCGTATCCGTACTTCTGCATGAGCTCCATGAGCGACATGGGCGAGGTGTTGAGCGCCAGCCCCTGAATGTCAGGCCACGCCTCGGAGAGCGTGGCGTATACGGCGTAGCTCACGATGGTCATCTTGAGCAGCGCCTTGGCCATCTCGATCCACCCCTGCGTACCGATCAGGCGGCCCACGTTGCTGAGGGGATTGAGACGGCTGAACTTGGGTTCGAGTGTCTTCGTGGTGATCAGACCACCGGTCTGCATGGCCTGTACGCCAATGGCGATCACGGCGAGTGATGCCATGGCGCCAACGGTCGCCACGATCACACGGAAGCTCATGACCTGCAGGTAGGTGATGAGCCCCGGGCCATCGTGCGAGGCGTCACCGGCCTGCGACAGCGTGCCGCCCATGGTATCCATGAGGAAGCGCCAGAGCGGTGGCCAGGCGAACGAGAACACCATGAGGGAGCCGAGCAGGAACGCGGCGGTGACGAACTCGGGGCTCTTCGCGATCTGTCCTTTCTCGCGGGCGTCCTCGAGTTTTTTACCAGTAGGTTCCTCTGTTTTTTCGCCGGAGTCGTTGTCGGCCATGGTTAGCGCCTCCCCGCCAGCTCAGGGGCCAACTGCGCCGCCCGAACAAAAGAGTCTACGGTGAGGCCATAACCGGTGGTCCATTCACCCAGCGCCTGCACAACCAGTCCGAGCGAGCCGGCAAAGGTGAGCAGACCAATGCCGATTTGCAGCGGAAAGGCCAGGCTCATGACCTGCAGCTGCGGCGCCGCGCGACCGAGGACGGCCAGCGCGAGGTTGGTGAGCAGGACTGCGGCAATGACGGGCGCCGCGAACTGCATGCCGCTGGCAAAGATCGTGGTGCCCGCTTTGACCAACTGCAGGAAGCCCTGGTCGAGGGCGAGCGGGGCGCCCAGCGGCATGACCGCGAAGCTGCGCGACACGGCCTGCAACATGAGGATGTGCCCGCCGGCAATGAGCAGCAGGGTGATCGTGAGCAGCTGCATGAACGACGCGAGCAACGCACCCTGCGTGTTGTTCACCGGATCGAAGATCGCGGCGCCGGAGAGGCCGATGGTGTTGGTGGCCAGTTCGCCGGCGAATTCCGCGCCGGCCACCACCACGGCGGCGGCGAAGCCCAGGGCGAACCCGACCGCGGTTTCGGTGAGGAACGTGGCCGGCGTAATGGCGAGCTGCGCGCGGTTGGCGGTTTCCAGCGCGCTGGGGAGCAGCATGACGGAGAAGATCACGAGCAGCGCGGTACGCAGCCGCATCGGGACCGACTTGGCCGACCAGGCGGGCGCCACGAGCAACAGTCCGCCCACCCGCAACGCCGTCAGCACGAGGGCTGTGGCGACACCGGGAGCGAAGAAGTCGGGGAGACCGAAAATCGGCGAGTTCACTGGAGCGAGCCGGGAGGAGAGGGTTCGCTCAGGCGACCATCGCGGGAATGCCGCGAATGATCTGAGTGGTGAACTTGATGAGGATCTGCAGCAGCCAGGGGAGCCCGACGATGAAAGCCCCGCCCACGAGCACGAGCTTGGGGACGAAGACGAGCGTCTGTTCCTGGATCTGCGTGACCGACTGGATGATCGCGATGACCAGCCCGACGCCCAGTGCAATGAGCAACAGGGGCGCGGCGATCATGAGGGCGGTCATGATCGCGTCGCGGGAGAGGTCGATGACGAGCTGATGGGTCACGGTGTGTGGCTTCAGGAAATGGAGAGTGCTGCCGACACCGGAAAAAGCAGGGTTGGTGCCAGAATGCCCCAGTTCGCCGAATATCTTGTAAGTCATTCATTGATAGGTGCTTACGTGCTGCTGTGCAGCGCTGGCGCACCAGTCGTCTGAGGGTCGGCATCGGCAAAGATTGCCGAGTGCATCGATGCGACCCGTATCACCAAAAGTGCGGGCGGCAAATGCTGCATGGTAGGTCAGTTTGACCGATAGGAAGTTCTTGCACGCCATCGGTGGGGGTAATGCGAAACGGGCCGCCCGGAGCAATCGCCCCGTTCGGCCCGCGTTCGTTGTCGGTGACAGATCCCCCCGGACAGCCACCAACTCCCACAGCCTACGTCCAACGTCCATCGTCCAACGTCCTGCGCCCTGCGCCCTGCATCCTGCGTCCTGTCTCTACTTGAAGCTCTGTACCAGGCTGGTGATGGTCAGACTCCACCCATCCACGAGCACGAACAGCAGAAGTTTGAAGGGAAGCGAAATCATCGCCGGTGGCAGCATGAACATGCCCATGCTCATCAGCACACTCGCCACCACGGC contains the following coding sequences:
- the flgA gene encoding flagellar basal body P-ring formation chaperone FlgA yields the protein MSFVSRHLVALGALLVLPFVLHAQTAAATPLKSDQRRVSLTVATRALARGEALQLTDIAVVDTIITWRWNGQSPDTTRALPGWVTRRPIMAGEVLRAPAVSPAPLIESGATVKAIWQDGPITLVINGVATNTATAGAPVGVRINRTRRLDGVAIAPNTVRLR
- a CDS encoding flagellar protein FlgN; this encodes MSPTTLYAHEPASRVGLQSSALLDALHDALISERRLLDDLIAQMRRQRTAVAADDIQGVDDSTFATHRILATLGQARTRRRQLNVLLGGTEECTLREVEELLGDLVDDRFRDARARLQQSADMLTREVGMNRKMLREALTTTDTHVRTLVGAPASPSTYASEGVVPPTTGAPRGVLVNRTV
- a CDS encoding flagellar basal body L-ring protein FlgH, which encodes MSRQRLTSRLLTPLALVLWPAALIAQAAPPATGAVPPATASATPASGAAATTATSAIPVRNGWVSDRRQFAVGDIITVLVDDYTISTAVKENTAQDTRNRGFGLSARLPSSSQNVNIDARNSADQTQRGQARRENRFQNEMSVRVVAMGANGLLQVKGTKKIDVDKAMQDIVFTGWVRAQDVSVSNVVESSRVADVQLGYASPGPLGKPKQGIVSKVLGIVWP
- a CDS encoding flagellar basal body P-ring protein FlgI, yielding MTASLLLSLLTPMLAHYTTRLAKALVRTVVAASVLLLLMPTTASAQNDIKIRDLTSAEGALPVRLVGYGLAVGLDNTGDRAIGGQTGGPTVQSVINILRRFNVEVPADLIRMRNVAAVLVTAEVSPFLRAGGRFEVQVSSMGDARSLRGGTLFMTPLVADPNGPPLASAQGSMLISQGGSTTRYQPTHETAARIPTGGVLEADLPRPTIAANSRLLLREPDLGTAMRIATAINGAMGEKTATVEDEGSVMVTLPDSVQKPVAMAKIRDLAIAPEARPRIIIDGRDGTVVAGGDMVVGAATVSHGAITLAIGNLAPNDTAAIPGSVRLPAGIAVQRVASALHAVQTPASEIAAIFAALREVGAVTAEIIVR
- a CDS encoding rod-binding protein, with protein sequence MIDPIAARARMNVATAAPTPPVIDQATDQKLRETAKQLEGLFVQQLFKAMRETVPQQDGIVSASAGEDMFTGLLDQHLAAETPSQWEGGLAESVYRQLRGRVAASSSQSPSSNTTR
- a CDS encoding flagellar hook-basal body protein yields the protein MSSAASALQMLERRQAVLANNLANASTKGFKAETAFSRLMGNALAATDTAVNLTPGTLTQTHNPFDLAVNGDGFFVVQTPNGERLVRNGSFQLNAERQLVDEKGNPVLGDGGAISIPPGQVEINKAGLIEVNGKPLTRLRVETVASGADLQHEGGTMFVPDATRKAIAPEDRDIKQGFLEESNVNALTAMTDMLSVLHRYQAAQKTLSTIDAARGIAVNDLAKPV
- a CDS encoding MinD/ParA family ATP-binding protein — protein: MSAQLMSPPRGVATLSQADAVRAARTARGAEGGGTPTLLIASGRGGSGTTLLSALLAVSAAGEGKRVLLVDADDFVGPLALTLGVVPRASWTDLRGGRATSQDVATPVSATLTLVAGGAPRLAGDTSSTPMNAVERKACMRRVSALAEQMDLVVVDCGARLETVLGAIAPHADERLVAVSAGSDPVGLAATYALCKAVVQRHSALPVDVLVNRHEGSDAARCYDAIDAGARQFLGLTLRLAGAIPADPTLDAALRAGMPFPDAAAGSPAAIAAHDVVMRVLAARPLSRSGA
- a CDS encoding sigma-70 family RNA polymerase sigma factor, translated to MTLATPSASTAMNAKLWQSYQAGNQVARDRLLEEHLGLVHHVARQVSRTLAVRADFDELVSAGTIGLMTALEGFDATRGLAFSTFAAPRIRGAILDELRKQDHVPRSIRRKTREITAAREAYQRVHGHAPEDRELAEQLGVDLDTLWRWQADVEGAHHIPLDRAPGDRENTSPVPAETLTSELDGDVEESLTHEQEVSHLKDAILRLKEQERVVLSLYYFEELKLHEIAKVLELTESRVSQIRSKALSKLRVELKPLRDV
- the flgG gene encoding flagellar basal-body rod protein FlgG, producing the protein MDPALRAAATGMMAQQTRTEVIANNLANVNTAGFKRSRAQFEDLLYQTIQGTQVIGGTEAETLPAIQVGRGTRLSGVQRLHEQGPIEQTGRNLDVAIEGEGFFQVQLPNGELGYTRDGSFQISDQGVLVTGAGYTIQPPVRIPGDGTELTISNTGVVSVRRGNEIMPTEIGRIELARFANPSGLLNLGQNLLAPTTASGQPVVGFPNDEGMGRLQQGSLEGSNVEIVQEMVEMIAAQRAYEINSKSIKTADEMGQIANNIVN